A genomic stretch from Oscillospiraceae bacterium includes:
- a CDS encoding sulfatase-like hydrolase/transferase, which yields MKKPNFLFLFSDQHNPAYLGCQGHPLISTPNLDKLAAEGVLFDQTYCQNPLCVPSRASMMTGLYSKNIGLYENRHIIPHQSQTIARVLTEHGYKTCAIGKTHVNGEQYQGFSQRPYGDLWGQAHQPDPARTPEKGETGLGDIVAESGPSGIPPALTQTEICVSEAARWLQLYKGTDCQNPFFLYVGFDKPHFPINPPRKYYDRYRDRVSLPKQTCDYVREKATPFVREAAEVNGVWEHYGKDEELHLQTLAAYCGCVEWVDDAVGRIVEVLDYLGLGEDTIVIYASDHGEMAYQKGFWQKTVFFEQSAKVPLIFRAPQRFTGARKSEFLTGLVDLMPTICSFAGIKIPESCDGIDLSGYLSDGQTPEREEIFSESVVIDRPEHAGCMLRTGKWKYCYYLDGEQELYDLEKDPDENENLSRSKAHEDLLTEFREKVIAFWEPDKQLDRFKRTPIMPTHKHEYPFSNQFVCADGLIVDGRP from the coding sequence ATGAAAAAGCCCAATTTTCTTTTTCTCTTTTCGGATCAGCACAATCCCGCCTATCTGGGGTGTCAGGGTCATCCGCTGATCTCCACCCCAAATCTGGACAAATTGGCCGCCGAAGGGGTTCTTTTTGATCAAACCTACTGTCAAAATCCGCTCTGCGTGCCCAGCAGAGCGTCCATGATGACCGGCTTATATTCCAAAAACATCGGGCTGTATGAAAACAGGCATATTATACCGCACCAGTCACAGACGATTGCGCGTGTCCTGACCGAACACGGATATAAAACCTGTGCGATCGGCAAAACCCATGTCAACGGCGAGCAGTATCAGGGATTTTCCCAGCGGCCTTACGGGGATTTGTGGGGACAGGCGCATCAGCCCGACCCTGCGCGAACCCCCGAAAAAGGAGAGACCGGATTGGGCGATATCGTGGCCGAATCGGGACCGAGTGGGATTCCGCCGGCATTGACCCAGACCGAAATCTGCGTGTCGGAGGCCGCCCGATGGCTTCAACTCTACAAAGGAACCGACTGCCAAAATCCGTTTTTTCTGTATGTGGGCTTTGATAAACCCCATTTCCCCATCAATCCGCCCCGGAAGTATTACGACCGTTACCGGGATCGGGTTTCGCTGCCGAAGCAAACCTGCGACTATGTGCGTGAAAAGGCAACGCCTTTCGTGCGGGAAGCAGCCGAAGTCAACGGTGTCTGGGAGCATTACGGCAAGGATGAAGAACTGCATCTTCAAACGCTTGCAGCGTACTGCGGCTGCGTGGAATGGGTCGACGACGCGGTCGGGCGCATTGTCGAAGTTTTGGATTATCTGGGGCTTGGTGAGGATACCATCGTCATCTATGCGTCCGATCACGGCGAGATGGCCTATCAAAAGGGATTCTGGCAAAAGACGGTGTTCTTCGAGCAGTCCGCGAAAGTGCCGCTGATCTTCCGCGCACCGCAGCGGTTTACAGGCGCTCGGAAGAGCGAATTTTTGACCGGTCTCGTAGACCTGATGCCGACAATCTGTTCTTTCGCCGGAATCAAAATCCCCGAAAGCTGTGACGGAATCGATTTGTCCGGCTATCTCTCGGACGGACAGACCCCCGAGCGGGAAGAAATCTTCAGCGAGAGCGTTGTCATCGACCGGCCGGAACACGCCGGATGCATGCTCCGTACAGGAAAATGGAAATATTGCTATTATCTGGACGGCGAACAGGAACTTTACGATCTGGAAAAAGACCCGGACGAAAATGAAAATTTAAGCCGAAGCAAAGCGCATGAGGACTTGTTAACGGAATTCCGGGAAAAAGTGATTGCATTTTGGGAACCGGACAAACAACTCGACCGGTTCAAACGCACGCCGATCATGCCGACGCACAAGCATGAATATCCTTTTTCCAACCAATTCGTATGCGCCGACGGCCTGATTGTGGACGGGCGTCCGTAG
- a CDS encoding HD domain-containing protein codes for MENTNRLISEMIGYYAGDPKRIQHFIKVHSFAKLIGALENLDAHTLFTLETAAVVHDIGIKLCEQKYGSCNGKQQETEGPAVAKELLERLNYDTSVIERVCYLVGHHHTYSAINGLDYQILVEADFLVNFYEDDMNKSAREAAFHNVFRTKSGSALYQKMFP; via the coding sequence ATGGAAAACACAAACAGATTGATTTCGGAGATGATCGGTTATTACGCAGGCGATCCGAAACGCATTCAGCATTTTATCAAAGTACACAGCTTTGCAAAGCTGATCGGCGCTCTTGAAAATTTAGATGCGCATACCCTGTTCACTCTTGAAACCGCCGCCGTCGTTCATGATATCGGCATCAAATTGTGCGAACAAAAATACGGCAGCTGTAACGGAAAACAGCAGGAAACCGAAGGCCCCGCCGTTGCGAAAGAACTGCTGGAACGCCTGAACTATGACACCTCGGTCATTGAGCGCGTCTGTTATCTGGTGGGACACCACCACACCTATTCCGCCATCAACGGCTTGGATTATCAAATCCTCGTCGAAGCGGATTTTCTTGTGAATTTTTACGAAGACGACATGAATAAATCCGCACGGGAAGCCGCTTTTCACAATGTTTTTCGGACAAAAAGCGGCTCGGCGCTGTATCAAAAAATGTTTCCTTAA
- a CDS encoding uroporphyrinogen decarboxylase family protein: MSLADGMAAINLEMPARVPRTEYSAHGHWDLIKAVTGLDVSSDSPDELKNRASQTFIKAWNYDFFWNILIGEDIFGDKRTKMGHAVYAAGGVDYDDKLTSLFSDPEDVFKFDPMEAYGTIDKREWIGNFNKQYAKMCGDYTDLVNMTGIYVTCMSGLIAMLGWDTLLSAAGLDPRKFGEFTTRYCVWVKQFFDALAESDAPVVMIHDDIVWTEGAFLHPDWYRKYMFPNYKKMFSPLIESGKKIMYTSDGSYTEFIDDIAGCGVHGFVLEPTTDMKYIAEKYGKTHAFIGNADTRILLLGSKEDIRNEVKRCMDIGKNCPGFFMAVGNHIPANTPVENALYYNEVYEELSRR; this comes from the coding sequence ATGTCACTTGCCGACGGGATGGCCGCAATCAATCTGGAGATGCCGGCACGCGTACCGCGCACCGAATATTCCGCCCACGGGCATTGGGATCTGATCAAGGCCGTGACCGGACTTGATGTCAGCTCCGACAGCCCGGATGAATTGAAAAACCGGGCGAGCCAAACTTTTATCAAGGCGTGGAATTATGATTTTTTCTGGAATATTTTAATCGGCGAGGATATTTTCGGCGATAAAAGAACCAAAATGGGACACGCCGTCTATGCCGCCGGCGGCGTGGACTACGACGACAAACTCACTTCCCTGTTCTCCGACCCCGAGGACGTGTTCAAGTTCGACCCGATGGAGGCCTACGGAACCATCGACAAGCGCGAATGGATCGGAAATTTTAACAAGCAATACGCCAAAATGTGCGGTGATTATACCGATCTGGTCAATATGACCGGCATCTATGTCACCTGCATGTCGGGGCTGATCGCGATGCTCGGCTGGGACACGCTGCTGTCCGCGGCGGGTCTCGATCCTCGCAAATTCGGTGAATTCACAACTCGTTACTGCGTTTGGGTCAAGCAGTTTTTCGATGCGCTGGCCGAATCGGACGCGCCGGTCGTGATGATTCACGACGACATCGTCTGGACCGAAGGCGCGTTTCTGCACCCCGACTGGTATCGGAAATATATGTTCCCGAATTACAAAAAGATGTTTTCGCCTTTGATCGAGAGCGGCAAAAAGATCATGTATACCTCAGACGGCAGCTACACCGAATTTATCGACGATATCGCGGGCTGCGGCGTCCACGGATTCGTGCTGGAGCCGACTACCGACATGAAGTATATCGCCGAAAAATACGGCAAAACCCACGCCTTTATCGGCAACGCCGACACCCGCATTTTACTGTTGGGTAGCAAAGAGGATATCCGAAACGAGGTCAAGCGCTGTATGGATATCGGGAAAAACTGCCCGGGCTTTTTTATGGCCGTGGGCAACCACATTCCGGCGAATACCCCGGTCGAAAACGCCCTTTATTACAACGAGGTCTATGAGGAATTGAGCAGGAGATAA
- a CDS encoding N-acetyltransferase family protein, whose amino-acid sequence MDKDITIRMATTEDAEEILRIYAPYVQNTAITFEYDVPSLEEFAKRIENTLMKYPYLVALENGQIAGYAYASMFKARIAYSWAVETSIYIKRDCRGKGIGKTLYQALEDILKRQHVINLNASIAYTEKEDEHLDQSSIRFHEYFGYQKVAHFTKCGYKFGNWYDMVWMEKMLGEHPDKPEPFIPITQIGNEISFVLPGQF is encoded by the coding sequence ATGGACAAAGACATCACCATCAGAATGGCCACCACAGAGGACGCAGAGGAAATCCTTCGGATTTACGCGCCCTATGTGCAAAACACCGCAATCACATTTGAATATGATGTTCCCTCGCTCGAGGAATTCGCCAAGCGGATCGAAAACACGCTGATGAAATATCCTTATCTGGTTGCGTTAGAAAACGGGCAGATCGCGGGATATGCGTATGCGTCGATGTTCAAGGCGCGCATCGCTTACAGTTGGGCGGTCGAGACCTCGATCTATATCAAGCGGGACTGCCGGGGCAAAGGCATCGGGAAAACGCTGTATCAGGCGCTTGAGGATATTTTGAAACGCCAACATGTGATCAATCTGAACGCCAGTATCGCTTATACCGAAAAAGAAGACGAACATCTCGATCAATCCAGCATTCGTTTTCATGAATATTTCGGTTATCAAAAAGTCGCGCATTTCACCAAATGCGGCTACAAATTCGGCAACTGGTACGATATGGTCTGGATGGAGAAGATGTTGGGCGAACACCCCGATAAACCCGAGCCGTTTATCCCCATCACCCAAATCGGAAACGAAATATCATTTGTGCTGCCGGGACAATTTTGA
- a CDS encoding methyltransferase domain-containing protein: MDFDRAAAAWDGPRRIERAKVLAEAIRKSWGEKPRDVLDFGCGTGLLTFALSPFAGRIYGFDTSVEMRKIFEEKTALSKTGNVYFIDADELKNHTFDVIFSSMVFHHIVDVQTQIAALKKQLAPGGLFIWIDLYEDDGSFHQNEPDFNGHNGFSEAEVEKTLKNCGFANVSVRPVFSAERPVDGKLIPYSLFLARAKGQIELTEVWHDDQ, from the coding sequence ATGGATTTTGACAGAGCGGCGGCGGCCTGGGACGGTCCGAGACGGATTGAACGCGCAAAGGTTCTGGCAGAGGCGATTCGAAAAAGCTGGGGAGAAAAACCGAGGGATGTGCTCGATTTCGGCTGCGGAACCGGCTTGCTGACGTTTGCGCTCAGCCCTTTTGCGGGCAGGATTTACGGTTTTGACACATCGGTTGAAATGAGGAAAATCTTCGAAGAGAAAACAGCGCTTTCTAAAACCGGCAATGTATATTTTATCGATGCTGATGAATTGAAAAATCACACATTCGACGTCATTTTCAGCTCGATGGTCTTTCATCACATCGTCGATGTTCAGACGCAGATCGCAGCGCTAAAAAAACAACTCGCACCCGGCGGGCTGTTCATTTGGATTGATTTATATGAGGATGACGGTTCTTTTCATCAAAACGAACCCGATTTTAACGGCCACAACGGATTTTCGGAGGCGGAGGTCGAGAAAACGCTGAAAAACTGCGGATTCGCTAATGTATCCGTCCGGCCTGTCTTTTCCGCAGAAAGGCCCGTTGACGGAAAACTCATTCCCTATTCGCTGTTTTTGGCAAGGGCAAAAGGACAGATTGAATTAACGGAGGTATGGCATGATGATCAGTAA
- a CDS encoding cupin domain-containing protein — protein MMISNTDHLDEQFVWQDQVGLITQSLGAAAGSRKFYVNIDRVQPDAYSTKYHSHSQQEEFFLILEGSGALRFDGREYPVRKGDFISKPGGQNLAHQFYNSGSEVMVILDVGTNEPEDTCFYPDEGAYLHKSNGERHIFSKQSLLENWTSDPNQK, from the coding sequence ATGATGATCAGTAATACCGATCATTTAGATGAACAATTCGTCTGGCAGGATCAGGTCGGCCTGATCACGCAGTCGCTCGGCGCAGCCGCCGGAAGCCGAAAATTCTATGTGAACATCGACCGGGTCCAGCCAGACGCTTACAGCACCAAATATCACAGTCACTCTCAGCAGGAAGAGTTCTTTTTGATTTTGGAGGGCAGCGGTGCCCTGCGGTTTGACGGCAGGGAATACCCGGTCAGAAAAGGCGATTTCATTTCAAAGCCCGGCGGACAAAACCTCGCACACCAATTTTATAACTCCGGCAGTGAAGTCATGGTGATTCTCGATGTCGGCACCAACGAGCCGGAAGATACCTGCTTTTATCCCGACGAGGGGGCCTATTTACATAAATCAAACGGTGAGCGTCATATCTTTTCAAAGCAATCTCTGCTTGAAAACTGGACGTCCGACCCCAATCAAAAATAA